AGACCCTGGGGATGAAGTTCTTGTTAGCTAAAACCATGGAGGTGTTGGCAAAACCGCAGGCCGTGTCGCCGGCCGGGAAGGAGTTGGTTTGCTGGCCTATTTTAACGATATTTTGCCACAGGATTTTCATATCATGAACACCGATGATGCCTAGGGCAAACAGAGCTACCGGCAAATCACAATTCATGACGGCATCGTCGTGGAGATTCTTTCCGCCGATGGATTCAATGGATAGAAAATCCGCTCCTGCCTCCGCTCCCCCAAGGAAAGTAGCCATAATATTGTCCCAGTGTTCGCCGCGGTACATGTGAGTAAGGTTTTTGCCTTCCCGGATATCCACGGGCGTCAAGCGCAGCACACTCTTTAAATTGTACTTGGCTTCATATTCGGCCATAACGTCCCGGACAATTTTGGTAATTTCTATTCCCCACTGGGGATTAAAAGTGCACGGAGGAAGAAGTTCGATTTCTACCACGAGGCCGGGCACGTTTAACTCATGGGCTTTGGCGCAGATTCCTTCAATCATTTCTCTGTACTGTTCTTTAACTTTTGGAAAAGTTTCTTCCGTGATCTGCATGGGAGGAAGGGTGAAATTAATCTCCGGGTAAATCGTTCCTCCCCCAATCACCATGCCGTTCTTACAGTGGACCGGCTTGCCTGCTTTTCCGTAAACAAACTCATTAAGATTGGTGTAATAGACTTGGTCAAACTTAATACTCACAAGTTTCCCCCCACTCGTTAACTTAGCAACTGGTTTACTAGTTCCACCGCCGACGCAGCATCCGGAGCGTAACCATCGGCGCCAATCTCATCG
The DNA window shown above is from Clostridia bacterium and carries:
- a CDS encoding methanol--corrinoid methyltransferase; the protein is MSIKFDQVYYTNLNEFVYGKAGKPVHCKNGMVIGGGTIYPEINFTLPPMQITEETFPKVKEQYREMIEGICAKAHELNVPGLVVEIELLPPCTFNPQWGIEITKIVRDVMAEYEAKYNLKSVLRLTPVDIREGKNLTHMYRGEHWDNIMATFLGGAEAGADFLSIESIGGKNLHDDAVMNCDLPVALFALGIIGVHDMKILWQNIVKIGQQTNSFPAGDTACGFANTSMVLANKNFIPRVFAAVDRVMSAVRTMVAVEEGAVGPDKDCGYEGVYIKAITGTPISMEGKSAACAHSSTVGNIAACVADLWSNESVENVRLLGGMAPVVSLENLIYDCRLMNVAASRGQALELRDMLAESDRKYDPQAYVLDPQIVLKISQEIVKGQSHFERIKIAAAASIKEIREAHKSGELLLADREVRYLDIMEKQLSSIPDDEKEFTERMLQTVPKDKFDPEKYDFVK